A genomic stretch from Mesotoga sp. Brook.08.105.5.1 includes:
- a CDS encoding peroxiredoxin has translation MEKRIPLIGEDFPEMKVKTTHGVMNLPEAHKGKWFVLFSHPGDFTPVCTTEFVGFQRRYDKFRELNCELVGLSVDQVFSHIKWTEWIEEKLGVKIEFPIIADEMGEVGMTLGLIHPAKGTNTVRAVFIVDPKGKIRAILYYPQELGRNMDEILRMVKGFQVADKNGVAIPADWPNNEIIGDHVIIPPASDVKTAEERKGKEGCYDWWFCHKSL, from the coding sequence ATGGAGAAAAGGATTCCATTGATCGGAGAAGATTTCCCTGAGATGAAAGTCAAGACGACACATGGGGTAATGAACCTACCGGAAGCTCACAAGGGAAAATGGTTTGTTCTATTCAGTCATCCGGGGGACTTTACACCGGTTTGCACGACCGAATTCGTGGGCTTTCAGAGAAGATATGATAAGTTCAGAGAGTTAAACTGTGAACTCGTAGGTCTTAGCGTTGACCAAGTCTTCTCTCATATAAAGTGGACGGAGTGGATAGAAGAGAAGCTAGGTGTGAAAATCGAGTTCCCTATTATCGCGGACGAAATGGGCGAAGTAGGAATGACTCTTGGGCTTATTCATCCTGCAAAGGGAACGAATACTGTCAGGGCGGTCTTCATTGTTGATCCGAAGGGAAAGATCAGAGCTATCCTCTATTACCCGCAAGAGCTGGGAAGGAATATGGATGAGATTCTCAGAATGGTAAAGGGCTTTCAGGTTGCCGATAAGAATGGAGTGGCTATCCCGGCAGATTGGCCAAACAACGAGATCATTGGGGATCACGTAATCATTCCTCCCGCATCTGATGTCAAGACTGCTGAAGAGAGAAAGGGCAAGGAAGGTTGTTACGACTGGTGGTTCTGCCACAAAAGCTTATAG